From a region of the Podospora pseudopauciseta strain CBS 411.78 chromosome 7 map unlocalized CBS411.78m_7, whole genome shotgun sequence genome:
- a CDS encoding uncharacterized protein (EggNog:ENOG503PR0U) yields the protein MVSQQELDAIVDDHASLKKITLKVTVGVFFALSILSVVARVAIRLKTLRRLSLDDYLLFMAATALTVTTGLLLHSCDRIYLSAALQKDPALAFLISSELLMDLLNHATQQFHTFLILAWTAIFFVKFSFLAFFRQLIWKTRVQRYYWAVVGITIVSYLFFVAEPFILCSEFGIKALSCFSPSKNILYISLTGVVTGLDATTDLMIVSIPIIILYQAKIQTRQKVALGMFLCLSLVMVCIAITRASKIKGAQGIDIPWEFFWQFMEATIAVLMGSLTVFRTLLAFQTNKNSEERKGAAGPSPKSRALFSFHERMRRWREKRAQHSDEESLSDLPQIPSATMSGMRTFIRRNNRDEGLETSAGTVRVLSQNDTLAENFDASSHHRVAVTPYKQDDHRVDSRQGNGVSWPLASSGYVLISTEIRQERLTTERDELHSSHMTSLAGSTVQGDWESTYRESGQPGSVYRDSRQYAYNPQMSR from the exons ATGGTTTCCCAGCAAGAACTAGATGCGATTGTTGACGACCATGCCAGTCTCAAAAAGATCACTCTTAAA GTCACGGTGGGCGTCTTCTTTGCCTTGTCCATCCTGTCGGTAGTTGCAAGAGTAGCCATCCGCCTCAAGACGCTGAGGCGATTATCTTTGGATGATTATCTTTTGTTTATGGCAGCCACAGCCCTAACGGTGACAACCGGCCTGCTTCTTCACAGCTGCGACCGCATCTATCTCTCGGCCGCGCTCCAAAAAGACCCAGCACTAGCCTTTCTAATCAGTTCGGAGCTCTTGATGGACCTTCTGAATCATGCAACACAGCAGTTTCACACCTTCCTCATCCTTGCATGGACCGCAATCTTCTTCGTCAAATTCTCCTTTCTCGCCTTCTTCCGGCAATTGATCTGGAAGACAAGGGTCCAACGCTATTACTGGGCCGTAGTAGGGATCACCATCGTCTCGTACCTTTTCTTTGTGGCAGAGCCATTTATTCTGTGTTCCGAATTTGGGATTAAGGCTC TTTCCTGTTTTTCCCCTTCCAAAAACATCCTTTACATATCTTTGACCGGCGTCGTGACTGGCCTGGACGCAACCACCGACCTCATGATTGTCAGTATCCCAATCATTATTCTCTACCAAGCAAAGATCCAGACCCGACAAAAGGTGGCCCTGGGGATGTTTCTCTGCCTGTCCTTGGTCATGGTGTGTATTGCCATCACAAGGGCCAGCAAAATTAAAGGAGCACAGGGCATCGATATCCCGTGGGAGTTCTTCTGGCAGTTCATGGAAGCAACTATCGCAGTGCTAATGGGCTCGTTGACTGTTTTCCGCACCTTACTCGCATTCCAAACGAACAAGAATTCAGAAGAGCGGAAAGGAGCGGCAGGCCCGAGCCCTAAATCGCGAGCTTTGTTTTCCTTCCACGAACGCATGAGGCGATGGCGGGAAAAAAGGGCACAGCATAGTGACGAGGAGTCTCTCAGCGACCTCCCCCAGATCCCAAGTGCTACTATGTCGGGAATGCGTACCTTTATACGGCGCAATAACCGTGATGAGGGCCTTGAAACTTCGGCTGGCACCGTGAGAGTCCTCTCGCAGAACGACACACTGGCCGAGAACTTCGATGCCTCTTCGCACCACCGTGTCGCTGTGACACCCTACAAGCAAGATGACCATCGCGTCGACTCTCGACAGGGCAACGGGGTATCGTGGCCTTTGGCAAGCTCTGGATATGTGCTCATATCGACTGAAATCAGACAAGAACGGTTAACCACGGAGAGGGATGAGCTACACTCATCCCATATGACCAGCCTGGCTGGTTCAACAGTCCAAGGGGACTGGGAGAGCACTTATCGCGAAAGCGGTCAGCCTGGATCTGTGTATCGGGATAGCCGCCAGTACGCCTACAACCCGCAGATGTCGCGATAG
- a CDS encoding uncharacterized protein (EggNog:ENOG503P76M; COG:S) yields the protein MRTSAVSLAVFIVGALASPINMDMARAEQQVEVPAALKMQLRDTECAAKRNRDENKYNRHGHMTYYEVGPGACGHDDSGKGYTHNIVAISSALVSGQDAGDACGRRISIKGHDGKKVTAVVRDKCPSCPPGGIDVSPKVFKELVGSLDVGKTEVSWTFI from the coding sequence ATGAGGACCTCCGCTGTTTCCTTGGCCGTGTTCATTGTTGGTGCTCTCGCCAGCCCTATCAACATGGACATGGCCCGTGCCGAGCAGCAAGTTGAGGTGCCCGCTGCTCTCAAGATGCAGCTCCGGGACACGGAGTGTGCCGCCAAACGCAATCGAGACGAAAATAAATACAACCGCCACGGACACATGACGTACTACGAAGTCGGACCTGGTGCCTGTGGTCACGACGACAGTGGCAAGGGTTATACTCACAACATCGTGGCTATTTCATCGGCACTGGTGAGCGGTCAAGATGCCGGCGATGCTTGTGGCCGCAGGATTTCCATCAAGGGCCACGATGGCAAGAAGGTCACTGCCGTTGTCCGTGACAAGTGCCCTTCGTGCCCCCCCGGTGGGATCGATGTCAGCCCAAAGGTTTTCAAGGAGCTTGTGGGTAGTTTGGACGTGGGGAAGACTGAAGTGTCATGGACTTTCATTTAG
- the RAD5 gene encoding DNA helicase rad5 (EggNog:ENOG503NURH; COG:L): protein MDFADSDEPPSKRRRFFSGAQPQEEHATQYANLSSLPPNDFPKTAATSDMNPAVIAFDQPTFESFVGETVSPDIIAILKEHCGDNVERAINLYLDGTWRTLKRKAPPTATMRPGPTSPTQSNRASPKVPHQAPATFHSMPESRYIGAFGAEGWATRSGAGLVKHGDIVMIERHKIQPPKNKVQSKLTAATARRNDVIVRFSDRTGREIGRLAKETADWVSTLIDQKICKFEGICVYAPDRLRTNDTVYLQLRCSLLRSCFLGRGFQVADNRDASPFDQGESTEERSLRLRQVALVRLFQEINLVPTRANSAAAKHRRQELLQAAEMEDKKEKEKPTTRSESQENPSSSPNSDENEDGQELEQDQLDALYKKAQSFDFNTPEAEPADTFAMTLRTYQKQSLYWMMAKEKDQQNKEREESMHPLWEEYTWPLKDYDDKDLPQVPDQPAFYINPYSGDLSLEFPRQEQHCLGGILADEMGLGKTIQMLSLIHSHRSDVAVKARQSPPHPVGFVNQLPRLSVVNGASIAANAPCTTLVVAPMSLLAQWQSEAEKASKEGTLKSMVYYGAEKNADLLTLCSEANAENAPDLIITSYGVVLSEFTQIASKGGDRATTRGLFSLNFFRVILDEAHNIKNRQAKTSRACYEITAEHRWALTGTPIVNKLEDLFSLVRFLRVEPWNNFSFWRTFITVPFESTDFVRALDVVQTVLEPLVMRRTKDMKTPDGLPLVPLPPKHVEIVDIELSKAERDVYEYVFTSAKRTFNANVEAGTVMKAFTSIFAQILRLRQSCCHPVLVRHLSANADDEEAAAAADAAVGLADDMDLQALIERFTATTDDAADSNAFGAHVLNQIRDEASNECPICAEEPIIDQTVTGCWHSACKKCLLDYIQYQTDKNELPKCFQCREPINNRDLFEVVRHDDDLDDGRPGDGSRVTLQRLGVNNSSAKIVTLIKKLRGLRKGHPTIKSVVFSQFTSFLSLIEPALTQANMHFVRLDGSMSQKARAAVLEEFKESKRFTVLLLSLKAGGVGLNLTMAKRVFMMDPWWSYAIEAQAIDRVHRMGQEDEVKIYRFIAKGSVEERMLKIQERKKFIASSLGMMSDEEKRVQRIEDIRELLS from the exons ATGGACTTTGCCGACTCAGACGAACCCCCAAGCAAAAGACGCCGCTTCTTTTCCGGCGCACAACCTCAAGAAGAACATGCGACTCAATATGCGAACCTCTCGTCCCTACCACCAAATGACTTCCCGAAAACTGCTGCTACTTCCGACATGAATCCCGCCGTGATAGCTTTTGACCAACCTACCTTCGAGAGCTTCGTTGGCGAGACCGTCAGCCCcgacatcatcgccatcctcaaAGAACATTGTGGGGACAATGTCGAGAGGGCAATCAACCTCTATCTTGACGGCACCTGGAGGACCCTGAAAAGGAAGGCCCCGCCAACTGCCACGATGCGACCCGGCCCCACGTCCCCCACACAAAGCAACAGAGCCAGTCCGAAGGTACCTCACCAAGCGCCAGCCACATTCCACTCGATGCCTGAATCACGCTATATCGGCGCCTTTGGTGCCGAAGGCTGGGCAACACGAAGTGGCGCTGGTCTTGTGAAGCATGGAGATATCGTCATGATTGAACGTCATAAGATCCAGCCTCCCAAGAACAAAGTACAATCCAAGCTCACGGCCGCTACTGCGAGGAGGAACGATGTGATTGTCCGCTTCTCTGATAGGACTGGTCGAGAGATCGGCCGTCTGGCAAAAGAAACCGCTGATTGGGTCTCAACTTTGATAGACCAAAAGATATGCAAATTCGAGGGCATATGTGTATATGCTCCTGACCGGCTTCGGACAAACGACACTGTTTATCTCCAGCTCAGATGTTCGCTCTTGCGGTCTTGTTTTCTTGGAAGGGGGTTCCAAGTCGCCGATAACAGAGATGCCAGTCCGTTCGATCAAGGCGAGTCGACAGAGGAAAGGAGTTTGCGGCTGCGGCAGGTAGCTCTCGTCAGGCTCTTCCAGGAGATCAACCTGGTCCCAACCCGAGCAAAttctgccgccgccaaacATCGACGTCAAGAACTACTTCAGGCGGCCGAAATGGAGgataagaaagaaaaggaaaaaccaacaacccggTCAGAGTCTCAGGAAAATCCATCCTCTTCTCCGAACTCTGACGAGAACGAAGATGGGCAAGAACTTGAGCAAGACCAGCTTGATGCGCTCTACAAGAAAGCCCAGTCATTCGACTTCAATACGCCCGAGGCCGAGCCAGCTGATACCTTTGCCATGACTCTTCGTACCTATCAAAAACAGTCTCTGTATTGGATGATGGCGAAGGAAAAGGACCAGCAAAACAAGGAGCGTGAGGAGTCTATGCATCCTCTTTGGGAAGAGTACACCTGGCCTCTGAAGGACTACGATGATAAGGACCTGCCCCAGGTCCCCGATCAACCTGCATTTTATATCAACCCATACTCGGGAGATTTATCTTTAGAATTCCCGCGTCAAGAACAGCACTGTCTGGGGGGTATTCTGGCTGATGAAATGGGGTTGGGAAAAACGATCCAAATGCTCAGCCTGATTCATTCGCATAGGTCCGATGTGGCAGTGAAAGCACGGcagtctcctcctcacccagtTGGCTTTGTTAATCAACTTCCCCGTCTGTCCGTCGTCAATGGCGCAAGTATCGCAGCCAACGCCCCATGTACGACCCTGGTTGTCGCGCCAATGTCCCTGCTGGCCCAGTGGCAGAGTGAAGCCGAGAAGGCTTCAAAGGAGGGCACCCTGAAGTCCATGGTCTACTATGGAGCCGAGAAAAATGCTGATCTCTTGACCTTATGCTCTGAAGCCAACGCCGAAAATGCTCCGGATCTAATCATCACCAGCTatggtgtggtgttgtcggAATTCACTCAGATTGCATCAAAAGGTGGTGACAGGGCAACCACTCGTGGTCTCTTTTCACTCAACTTCTTCCGGGTTATCTTGGACGAGGCACACAATATCAAGAATCGACAGGCCAAGACTTCAAGAGCTTGTTATGAAATTACGGCGGAGCACAGATGGGCGCTGACGGGCACCCCGATTGTGAACAAGCTAGAGGACCTATTCAGCCTCGTCCGGTTTCTGCGGGTGGAGCCCTGGAAtaacttttctttttggcgTACGTTCATCACGGTGCCATTTGAATCCACAGATTTTGTGCGGGCCTTGGATGTTGTCCAGACGGTCTTAGAACCCTTGGTGATGAGGCGGACGAAGGACATGAAGACTCCCGACGGTTTACCACTGGTTCCACTTCCGCCGAAACACGTCGAAATTGTCGACATCGAGCTTTCCAAGGCTGAGCGCGACGTGTACGAGTATGTCTTCACCAGCGCCAAGCGCACATTCAATGCCAATGTGGAGGCAGGCACTGTGATGAAGGCTTTTACCAGCATCTTTGCCCAGATTTTACGTCTTAGACAATCCTGTTGTCACCCTGTCCTCGTTCGCCATCTCAGTGCCAATGCAGATGACGAAgaagctgctgccgctgcagACGCGGCTGTCGGATTGGCAGACGATATGGATCTCCAGGCCCTCATCGAACGCTTTACAGCGACGACAGATGATGCCGCCGACTCCAACGCTTTCGGCGCCCATGTGCTGAACCAGATCCGAGACGAGGCGTCCAACGAGTGTCCCATTTGCGCCGAAGAACCGATCATTGACCAAACCGTAACTGGGTGTTGGCATTCCGCTTGCAAAAAGTGCTTGCTTGACTATATTCAGTATCAAACAGACAAGAACGAGTTGCCAAAGTGTTTCCAGTGTCGTGAGCCTATCAACAACCGAGATTTATTCGAAGTTGTCcgtcatgatgatgatctcGATGATGGAAGGCCTGGTGATGGGTCGCGTGTTACGCTGCAGCGCCTCGGGGTCAACAACTCTTCTGCAAAGATTGTAACACTCATCAAGAAACTACGTGGGCTGCGGAAGGGACACCCTACAATTAAGTCCGTCGTCTTCAGTCAGTTCACGTCGTTTCTTTCTCTCATCGAACCAGCTCTCACCCAAGCCAACATGCATTTCGTGCGACTGGATGGTTCAATGAGCCAAAAGGCCCGGGCCGCTGTACTCGAGGAGTTCAAAGAGTCCAAACGATTTACCGTGCTCTTGCTCAGTCTTAAGGCAGGCGGGGTTGGACTGAACCTTACCATGGCAAAAAGGGTGTTTATGATGGACCCTTGGTGGAGTTACGCAATCGAGGCGCAAGCTATCGACAGAGTACACCGGATGGGTCAAGAGGACGAGGTCAAGATTTACCGCTTCATTGCAAAGGGCAgcgtggaggagaggatgctCAAGATacaagaaaggaaaaagttCAT TGCCTCGTCCCTTGGAATGATGTCAGACGAGGAAAAAAGGGTCCAGAGGATTGAAGACATCAGGGAGCTTCTTAGCTAG
- a CDS encoding uncharacterized protein (COG:I; EggNog:ENOG503NW5K), with the protein MYRSIRTAGHGLKWTAPRWVRECRRGIVTDADVTQSRDYCLNQLKHSDYETYLIRQFVPRSANDAYHALRTLNLELARLPETVSNPTIGRLRIQFWRDTIERVFAGSPPREPIAILLHSAIAQLKSRAGDGSANSLKFWLLRFIKTRERHMENRPFVSLAALEDYSENTYATLMYMTLAFMPMRSVHMDHLASHIGKACGIVATLRGIPVLAAPSTPIQGPSGANLGSTRSPALLLPLDVMADAGLKEEDVFRMGPNAEGLQDAVFHVATRANDHLITAREMLKNLRLGKGPDHDYEHEGEAEHVYSSAAHNVETAGSDVKRGFGVLLEAVAAGDYLKRLENANFDPFKVKKSWKLPWSLWQALRHEQI; encoded by the exons ATGTATCGGTCGATTCGAACTGCTGGCCATGGCCTGAAGTGGACGGCCCCCCGATGGGTTCGAGAATGCCGTCGCGGCATTGTCACAGATGCCGATGTGACTCAGTCCCGCGACTACTGTCTAAACCAGCTCAA ACATAGCGATTATGAGACCTACTTGATACGGCAGTTTGTTCCGCGGTCAGCAAACGATGCATACCATGCGCTCCGGACACTCAATCTCGAGCTTGCTCGGCTTCCCGAAACCgtctccaaccccaccatcgGCCGACTGCGCATCCAGTTCTGGCGTGACACAATCGAGAGGGTCTTTGCTGGAAGCCCGCCTCGAGAACCTATCGCCATCTTGTTGCACAGTGCTATTGCGCAATTGAAGTCCAGGGCTGGGGATGGAAGTGCCAACTCTCTCAAATTCTGGCTGCTGAGGTTTATCAAAACAAGGGAACGGCACATGGAGAACAGGCCCTTCGTCAGTTTGGCCGCTCTGGAGGACTATTCCGAGAACACCTACGCGACCTTGATGTACATGACGCTGGCTTTCATGCCCATGCGGTCTGTCCACATGGATCACCTCGCCAGCCATATTGGCAAAGCTTGCGGCATTGTCGCGACACTACGGGGAATTCCAGTGCTCGCGGCACCTTCAACGCCCATCCAGGGGCCCTCAGGGGCCAATCTCGGGAGCACCCGAAGCCCGGCGCTTCTGCTTCCCCTGGATGTCATGGCGGATGCGGGCTTGAAAGAGGAAGATGTCTTTCGAATGGGTCCTAACGCTGAGGGACTTCAGGATGCTGTTTTCCACGTCGCCACGCGTGCCAATGATCATCTTATTACAGCCCGGGAGATGCTCAAGAACCTGAGGTTGGGAAAAGGGCCTGATCACGACTATGAACACGAAGGTGAAGCCGAACATGTGTATTCATCTGCTGCACACAACGTCGAGACTGCTGGCTCCGATGTCAAGCGTGGGTTTGGTGTGTTGCTGGAGGCTGTTGCAGCCGGGGATTATCTGAAGCGTTTGGAGAACGCCAACTTTGACCCCTTCAAGGTAAAGAAAAGTTGGAAGCTTCCCTGGTCGTTATGGCAGGCGCTTAGGCATGAGCAAATTTGA
- the LDB19 gene encoding Endocytosis regulator (COG:S; EggNog:ENOG503NVE5), which yields MPHRVANFFRSSTHSLEHQVSNFTKKSSSGSRRRASPPGSGRSTGSELVAYTSEEELDDSHAPPYVPRLKMGDSRTSSFTSDSHKEKDHGHHHRLSFPGMHFGRSNKESHVHTPASLDWKLESPPIVMYGNAENSTGALLSGQLFLHIKDEALEIESFTATLTIRVSQKKPFTNHCAECTSQYTEIKKWSMLEHPLVMMRGQHSFPFSVLMEGHLPASMETPLVSISYEFKAEAIPRSNGITPVPPIRLEKVLDVKRSLPASEIPHHSVRVFPPTNIKASAHYPHVIHPIGSYTLALRLDGISKLNPKVNTIEYWKLKKLTWRLEETIKTVAPACGRHSPRLGDREEGAQPKKGIVRSDTRIIGEKTLFSGWKSDYTSANDAKVELELEYSLGKHARSACDTKSQDGTEVSHQLMVEMVVSQEWAPVNKPSLVTHTGVGRILRMHFGTILTERGGIGISWDNEAPPIYQDVPPSPPAYSQETNLHSDASIAEMIEPLDSALTAGPVHRLVVEEEGGSSRGHRRASSEGR from the exons ATGCCACACCGAGTAGCCAACTTCTTCCGGTCGTCGACCCATTCCCTGGAGCACCAAGTTTCAAATTTCACCAAAAAGTCATCCTCGGGTTCCCGGAGACGGGCCTCCCCACCCGGCAGCGGAAGAAGTACGGGCTCAGAGTTAGTGGCCTATACATCTGAAGAGGAGCTTGACGATTCCCATGCTCCGCCCTACGTTCCACGCTTGAAGATGGGCGACTCCCGGACCAGCAGTTTTACCTCGGATTCACACAAAGAAAAGGATCAtgggcaccaccaccggctcTCGTTCCCCGGCATGCATTTTGGGCGGTCCAACAAGGAGAGCCATGTACACACCCCCGCCTCGCTGGACTGGAAGCTCGAGTCTCCGCCCATCGTCATGTACGGGAATGCCGAGAACAGCACCGGCGCTCTGCTATCCGGGCAGCTCTTTCTCCACATCAAGGATGAGGCCCTGGAGATCGAATCGTTTACAGCGACGCTCACTATCCGGGTATCGCAAAAGAAGCCTTTTACCAACCACTGTGCCGAGTGCACCAGTCAGTATACCGAGATCAAAAAGTGGTCTATGCTCGAGCACcccttggtgatgatgagag GCCAGCATTCGTTCCCATTCTCTGTGCTCATGGAGGGCCATTTACCTGCCAGCATGGAAACTCCTCTCGTCTCGATCTCATACGAGTTCAAAGCCGAAGCCATTCCCAGGAGCAACGGCATCACCCCGGTACCGCCCATCAGGCTCGAAAAGGTTCTCGATGTCAAACGCAGTCTCCCAGCATCCGAGATACCACATCACTCCGTCCGAGtgttcccccccaccaacatCAAGGCCAGTGCGCACTACCCTCACGTCATACACCCGATTGGAAGCTACACTTTGGCACTTCGACTGGATGGAATCTCTAAGCTCAATCCGAAGGTGAACACGATAGAATACTGGAAACTCAAGAAGCTCACGTGGCGACTGGAGGAAACGATCAAGACGGTAGCACCGGCATGCGGTCGGCACAGTCCCAGATTGGGAGatagggaggagggtgcgCAGCCCAAGAAAGGCATCGTTCGTAGCGACACGCGGATCATTGGTGAAAAGACGCTGTTCTCGGGCTGGAAAAGTGACTATACCAGCGCCAATGACGCCAAGGTGGAGCTCGAGCTGGAGTACAGCCTAGGGAAGCACGCCAGGTCTGCCTGTGATACCAAGAGCCAGGATGGGACCGAGGTGAGTCACCAGctgatggtggagatggtggtctCTCAGGAATGGGCGCCAGTGAACAAGCCCTCTTTGGTCACTCACACCGGGGTTGGACGCATCCTGCGCATGCATTTCGGCACCATTTTGACGGAGCGCGGGGGCATTGGGATCAGCTGGGATAACGAAGCCCCGCCTATTTATCAAGATGTGCCCCCCAGCCCGCCGGCCTATTCTCAAGAAACCAATCTGCACAGCGACGCGTCAATTGCCGAGATGATTGAGCCACTGGATAGCGCTCTGACAGCGGGCCCGGTGCacaggttggtggtggaagaggaaggaggaagcTCTCGCGGTCATCGGAGGGCAAGTTCTGAAGGGAGGTGA
- a CDS encoding uncharacterized protein (COG:J; EggNog:ENOG503NUYB) has product MNSKSAKQLPHEKRKGEAALSDFAEYVEQQQALRFPLSRAPATSSAAHHSATAKSAQADADHEHHDELDDILDSLDLSDPAPRVRLREFLLSPESSTDALEGLSEIIQKRLLEGHGETVFDVGVEDNGDSMKLTRDEWDTAYKRVIDAAKKLGAECQLLLTKNVGGELDGAPTKDKDCSGKVMVRQAPSTVEEVIETRIAVVGNVDAGKSSMLGVLVKGDLDDGRGKARVNLFRHKHEIETGRTSSVGMEIMGFDTKGEVVVSDTPGRKLSWEEIGKRSAKVITFSDLAGHERYLRTTVFGLLSSSPNYCLLMVAANNGLIGMSKEHLGIALALNVPVMVVITKIDICPPQILEQTVNQITRILKSPGARKIPIFIKNREECINTATQFVSQRICPIFQVSNVTGENLDLVRSFLNILPHHGRYDAEAPFEFHVNDTFSVPHVGTVVSGIVKSGVIHAGDDVQIGPDSLGRFTQTSIRSIERKRIGVPMASAGQSASFALRRIRRKDVRKGMVVLAKLDGAPPKVYREFVAEVLILSHATTIKTKYQAMLHVGPVSQTCAIIDVDRPFIRTGDRATVAFRFVQRPEYLAPGDRLLFREGRTKGLGIVKSVGYDPSQPLMAKQGDESTAPLPQTATEESKGAEVMADA; this is encoded by the exons ATGAACAGCAAATCTGCAAAACAGTTGCCGCACGAGAAGCGGAAAGGAGAAGCAGCCCTCAGCGACTTCGCCGAGTATGTCGAACAGCAACAAGCGCTACGTTTTCCGCTTTCCAGAGCACCCGCCACCAGCAGTGCTGCCCACCATTCTGCCACAGCCAAGAGTGCCCAGGCCGACGCCGACCATGAGCACCATGACGAGCTCGATGACATTCTCGACAGCCTCGACCTTTCTGACCCAGCGCCGCGCGTGAGGTTACGAGAGTTTCTACTGTCTCCGGAAAGCAGCACGGACGCCCTGGAGGGGCTCTCCGAGATCATACAGAAACGGTTACTggagggccatggcgagaCCGTGTTTGATGTGGGCGTGGAGGACAATGGCGACAGCATGAAGCTTACACGAGATGAATGGGACACGGCATACAAACGCGTCATCGACGCCGCAAAGAAGCTCGGGGCAGAGTGTCAGCTCTTGTTGACCAAGAACGTGGGCGGGGAGCTGGATGGAGCTCCCACCAAAGACAAGGATTGCAGCGGCAAAGTGATGGTTCGACAGGCTCCTTCCACCGTCGAGGAGGTCATCGAGACCAGGATAGCAGTGGTGGGAAATGTTGACGCCGGGAAAAGCTCCATGCTGGGCGTGCTGGTCAAAGGCGATCTTGACGATGGAAGGGGCAAGGCGCGAGTCAACCTGTTCCGGCACAAGCACGAAATCGAGACAGGGCGGACATCGTCTGTCGGCATGGAAATTATGGGGTTCGATACCAAGGGCGAAGTTGTAGTGTCCGACACGCCAGGCCGCAAGCTATCGTGGGAGGAGATTGGAAAACGCAGCGCCAAAGTAATCACTTTTAGCGATCTGGCTGGTCATGAACGTTATCTTCGCACCACGGTCTTTGGACTGTTGTCTAGCAGCCCAAACTACTGCCTACTGATGGTGGCAGCGAACAATGGGCTGATCGGCATGAGCAAAGAACATCTTGGCATTGCCCTTGCCCTCAACGTGCCCGTGATGGttgtcatcaccaagatAGACATCTGTCCGCCACAGATTCTGGAACAGACGGTCAACCAGATCACCAGGATACTAAAGAGCCCGGGGGCCCGGAAAATACCAATATTCATCAAGAACCGCGAAGAGTGCATCAACACGGCCACCCAGTTTGTGAGCCAGCGTATCTGCCCTATCTTCCAGGTTTCCAATGTGACGGGTGAGAACCTCGACCTGGTCCGATCCTTTCTCAACATTCTGCCACACCACGGCCGCTACGACGCCGAGGCTCCATTCGAGTTCCACGTCAATGACACCTTCAGTGTGCCGCACGTCGGAACGGTAGTAAGTGGTATCGTGAAGTCCGGCGTCATCCACGCAGGCGACGATGTACAAATAGGGCCGGACTCCCTGGGTCGGTTTACCCAGACATCTATCCGTTCGATCGAGAGGAAAAGAATTGGTGTTCCCATGGCATCCGCCGGCCAGTCCGCCTCATTTGCCCTTCGTAGAATACGACGCAAGGATGTGCGGAAAGGGATGGTTGTTCTCGCCAAGTTGGACGGCGCCCCCCCAAAAGTCTATCGCGAGTTTGTTGCTGAAG TCCTCATCCTGTCACACGCCACGACGATCAAAACCAAGTACCAGGCCATGTTGCATGTCGGACCTGTTTCGCAAACTTGTGCCATCATTGACGTTGATCGCCCCTTTATACGAACTGGTGACCGAGCTACAGTCGCGTTTCGCTTTGTGCAACGGCCCGAGTATCTTGCGCCGGGAGATCGGTTACTTTTCCGCGAGGGGAGAACAAAAGGTCTGGGGATCGTCAAGAGTGTTGGGTATGATCCGTCTCAGCCTTTGATGGCCAAACAGGGAGACGAGAGTACTGCCCCCCTTCCACAAACAGCAACAGAGGAGAGTAAAGGAGCTGAGGTGATGGCCGACGCATGA
- the LSM3 gene encoding U4/U6-U5 snRNP complex subunit lsm3 (COG:A; EggNog:ENOG503P542) — MADVAEEAPSVSEPLDLVRLLLDEVVFVKLRGDRELKGRLHAYDSHCNLVLGDVEETIYVVEDEENDEEVKTISRKSEMLFVRGDSVVLISPQSRIH, encoded by the exons ATGGCCGATGTTGCAGAGGAGGCGCCTTCCGTTTCGGAGCCCCTCGATCTCGTCCGCCTGCTGCTCGACGAGGTTGTGTTTGTGAAGCTGAGGGGAGACCGTGAGCTCAAGGGTCGGCTCCAC GCTTACGACAGCCATTGTAACCTCGTCttgggggatgtggaggagacgATATACGTGGTTGAAGACGAGGAGAACGACGAAGAAGTCAAG ACTATCAGCCGGAAATCCGAGATGCTTTTTGTTAGAG GTGATAGCGTTGTGCTCATCTCCCCTCAGTCACGGATTCACTGA